From a single uncultured Fibrobacter sp. genomic region:
- a CDS encoding GerW family sporulation protein, which yields MAIEKLAETLLEKLRFITKAETVIGNPIQAGESTVVPVSRVSVGFGFGGHQSKGDTSASGGGASVEPVAFLVIKGDDVRVMPISKDSSLVSKVMDIVPDVVNKFKKSDD from the coding sequence ATGGCTATTGAAAAACTTGCAGAAACTCTTTTGGAAAAGCTCCGTTTCATCACTAAGGCAGAAACGGTTATCGGTAACCCCATTCAGGCCGGTGAATCTACCGTTGTGCCCGTGAGCCGCGTGTCGGTGGGCTTCGGTTTTGGCGGTCACCAGTCCAAGGGTGATACTTCTGCCTCTGGCGGTGGCGCCTCGGTGGAACCGGTTGCCTTCCTCGTCATCAAGGGCGACGATGTGCGCGTGATGCCCATTAGCAAGGATAGTTCGCTTGTTTCCAAGGTCATGGACATTGTGCCCGACGTGGTGAACAAGTTCAAGAAGAGCGACGATTAA
- a CDS encoding type II toxin-antitoxin system Phd/YefM family antitoxin has product MPTYRNIKPISYIKANAAKVLDHVNDTRAPYIVTQNGEARGVILDTETFQMMQDGLKLFKLFAQSEAEFSKGKSINQKDLFDSLEKELNAL; this is encoded by the coding sequence ATGCCGACCTATAGAAATATCAAGCCTATTTCCTACATTAAAGCGAACGCAGCAAAAGTGCTAGACCATGTAAACGACACTCGCGCCCCTTACATCGTCACACAAAACGGAGAGGCCCGTGGTGTAATCCTCGACACAGAAACCTTCCAGATGATGCAGGACGGCTTAAAGTTGTTCAAACTTTTTGCTCAAAGCGAAGCCGAATTTTCGAAGGGAAAATCAATTAATCAAAAAGACCTCTTTGATTCCTTGGAGAAAGAACTGAATGCCCTCTAA
- a CDS encoding DNA topoisomerase IV subunit B, whose protein sequence is MAAAKYTEDSIRTLEWNEHIRERPGMYIGKLGDGNSPDDGIYVLVKEIIDNSIDEFVMGAGKQIIIDIEDHSARVRDFGRGIPLGKVIDCVSKINTGGKYDSEAFQKSVGLNGVGTKAVNALSTKFIVKSFRDGRVKEAEFSKGKLVREEREKNTTEKNGTEIYFEPDASIFKNFRFLPGYMEEKVWNYAYLNNGLSLVMNGKTYNSPNGLLDLLQNHVDDSIRYPVAHFKANDIEVAFTHGNQYGEHYYSFVNGQHTTQGGTHQQAFREGIVKGARDHFKKDLDPADVRNCIIGAISVRIQEPVFESQTKTKLGSTTVAPGGAQLRTWIVDYVASQLDNYLHKNPETEKALLNRITQNERERKEIAGIKKLANDRAKKANLHNRKLRDCKIHLTDVKNQLNRETMIFITEGDSASGSITKARNVQTQAVFSLRGKPLNSFGMTKKVVYENEEFNLLQHALDIENGLENLRYDKVIIATDADVDGMHIRLLLMTFFLQFFPELVEQKHLFILQTPLFRVRNKQVTKYCYDETERDRAAKEIGKTGLEITRFKGLGEISPEEFGQFIGEDMRLETVVLPPDASFGKMLAYYMGNNTPQRQDHIVQNLRAEAVEEL, encoded by the coding sequence ATGGCAGCAGCAAAGTATACCGAAGACAGCATTAGAACACTAGAATGGAACGAACATATCCGCGAACGTCCGGGTATGTACATCGGCAAGCTCGGCGACGGCAACAGCCCCGACGACGGCATTTATGTGCTGGTTAAGGAAATTATCGACAACTCCATCGACGAATTCGTGATGGGTGCCGGCAAGCAGATTATCATTGACATCGAAGACCACAGCGCCCGCGTGCGTGACTTTGGCCGCGGTATTCCGCTCGGCAAGGTCATCGACTGCGTATCGAAGATTAACACCGGTGGTAAGTACGACTCCGAAGCCTTCCAGAAGTCCGTGGGCTTGAACGGTGTGGGTACCAAGGCGGTAAACGCCCTTTCGACCAAGTTTATCGTCAAGAGTTTCCGCGATGGCCGCGTGAAGGAAGCCGAATTCAGCAAGGGCAAGCTCGTCCGCGAAGAACGCGAAAAGAATACGACCGAAAAGAACGGTACCGAAATCTATTTCGAACCGGATGCAAGCATTTTCAAAAATTTCCGCTTCTTGCCGGGCTACATGGAAGAAAAGGTATGGAACTACGCCTACCTGAACAACGGCCTTTCGCTGGTGATGAACGGTAAGACCTACAACAGCCCGAACGGCCTTCTGGACCTTTTGCAGAACCACGTGGACGATTCTATCCGTTACCCGGTGGCCCATTTTAAGGCAAACGATATCGAAGTCGCCTTTACCCACGGCAACCAGTACGGCGAACACTACTACAGCTTTGTGAACGGCCAGCATACCACCCAGGGCGGTACGCACCAGCAGGCCTTCCGCGAAGGTATTGTGAAGGGTGCCCGCGACCACTTCAAGAAGGACTTGGATCCGGCCGACGTGCGTAACTGCATTATCGGCGCCATTTCCGTGCGCATTCAGGAACCGGTTTTCGAATCGCAGACCAAGACCAAGCTCGGCTCGACAACGGTCGCTCCGGGTGGCGCCCAGCTGCGTACCTGGATCGTGGATTACGTTGCCTCGCAGCTCGACAACTACCTGCACAAGAATCCGGAAACCGAAAAGGCCCTTTTAAACCGCATTACGCAGAACGAACGTGAACGCAAGGAAATCGCGGGCATCAAGAAGCTTGCGAACGACCGTGCGAAAAAGGCGAACCTGCACAATCGCAAACTCCGCGACTGCAAGATTCACCTGACTGACGTCAAGAACCAACTGAACCGCGAAACCATGATCTTCATTACCGAAGGTGACTCTGCTTCGGGCTCCATTACCAAGGCTCGTAACGTGCAGACGCAGGCCGTGTTCAGCTTGCGCGGTAAGCCGCTCAACAGCTTTGGCATGACCAAGAAGGTCGTGTACGAAAACGAGGAATTCAACCTGCTACAGCACGCTCTCGATATCGAAAACGGTCTCGAGAACCTCCGCTACGACAAGGTGATTATCGCGACCGATGCTGATGTGGACGGCATGCACATTCGTCTGCTTTTGATGACCTTCTTCTTGCAATTCTTCCCCGAACTCGTGGAACAGAAGCACCTGTTCATTCTGCAGACGCCGCTTTTCCGCGTGCGTAACAAGCAGGTGACCAAGTACTGCTACGACGAAACGGAACGCGACAGAGCCGCCAAGGAAATCGGCAAGACCGGTCTCGAAATCACTCGATTCAAAGGTCTCGGCGAAATTTCCCCGGAAGAATTCGGCCAGTTCATTGGCGAAGACATGCGTCTTGAAACGGTGGTGCTCCCGCCCGATGCCTCCTTCGGCAAGATGCTCGCCTACTACATGGGCAACAACACGCCGCAGCGTCAGGACCACATCGTGCAGAACCTCCGCGCCGAAGCCGTGGAAGAGCTGTAA
- a CDS encoding hemolysin family protein, which produces MESSESYAVAFLVVFVLTSFSFSLIKAAFSAIYAKRDARDREGREEVVASLVELPGFNETISIGRIFCNVGAGVLGFYLFQMIPWNWVQDYWFLAFAAYLVVACIGIYTITVFLANLLGNLKPDTFAVVLIPLFKFIRLPFALPAKICHLLFVKILKVLGYDSKLSFLPEERRDAVQAQADLSDEADPDAEGLEQEERQMILNIFDFVETPVREIMTPRVDMCAVEVGTPLEELVRVLNTERHSRLPVYKETVDNIVGILSNRDFLEWYTEHRDEPFDIMKLVMPPVFVPYHKKIDDMLTELRKTGNQLAIVVDEYGGTAGLVTLEDILEEIVGEIKDEDDVDEDEDVQRLKDGRFILDPIMTLSDLEYKLGVELEAPENSHVETLSGLIQATLGIIPSPGAEVTIKGYTFRVLKMDGTRMEKVLMIQPGKGKTKNIKAVPRTQAFKVV; this is translated from the coding sequence ATGGAATCTTCTGAAAGTTACGCCGTCGCGTTCCTTGTCGTATTTGTCCTGACATCGTTTTCGTTTTCGCTGATCAAGGCCGCTTTTAGCGCCATTTATGCCAAGCGTGATGCCCGTGACCGTGAAGGCCGCGAAGAGGTGGTTGCATCCTTGGTGGAACTGCCTGGCTTTAACGAAACGATTTCGATCGGTCGCATCTTCTGTAACGTGGGTGCGGGCGTTTTGGGCTTTTACCTGTTCCAGATGATTCCTTGGAACTGGGTGCAAGATTACTGGTTCCTGGCTTTTGCCGCTTACCTGGTGGTCGCCTGCATCGGCATTTACACCATTACGGTGTTCTTGGCGAACCTGCTCGGAAACTTGAAGCCGGACACTTTCGCTGTCGTGCTGATTCCGCTGTTCAAGTTCATTAGACTCCCGTTTGCACTGCCGGCAAAGATTTGCCACCTGCTGTTCGTCAAGATTCTGAAGGTCTTGGGCTATGACTCTAAGCTGAGCTTCTTGCCCGAAGAACGCCGCGACGCCGTGCAGGCGCAGGCCGACTTGAGCGACGAGGCAGACCCCGATGCCGAAGGCCTGGAACAAGAAGAACGCCAGATGATTTTGAACATCTTCGACTTCGTGGAAACTCCGGTGCGCGAAATCATGACGCCCCGTGTGGACATGTGCGCGGTCGAAGTTGGCACACCGCTTGAAGAACTGGTGAGGGTGTTGAATACAGAACGCCATTCCCGCTTGCCGGTGTACAAGGAAACGGTCGATAACATCGTGGGTATTCTTTCGAACCGCGACTTTTTGGAATGGTACACCGAACACCGCGACGAACCCTTTGATATCATGAAGCTCGTGATGCCGCCGGTATTCGTGCCGTATCACAAGAAGATTGACGACATGCTCACCGAACTGCGTAAGACGGGTAACCAGCTCGCTATCGTGGTGGATGAATATGGCGGAACCGCAGGCCTTGTTACGCTCGAAGACATTCTCGAAGAAATCGTGGGCGAAATCAAGGACGAAGACGACGTGGACGAAGATGAAGATGTGCAGCGCCTTAAGGACGGCCGCTTCATTCTCGACCCGATCATGACGCTTTCCGATTTGGAATACAAGCTCGGTGTTGAACTCGAAGCCCCAGAAAATTCCCACGTGGAAACGCTTTCGGGCTTGATTCAGGCAACGCTCGGCATTATTCCGTCTCCTGGCGCCGAAGTCACCATCAAGGGTTACACCTTCCGTGTCTTGAAAATGGACGGCACCCGTATGGAAAAGGTGCTCATGATTCAGCCCGGCAAGGGCAAGACCAAGAACATCAAGGCCGTGCCCCGCACACAGGCTTTTAAGGTGGTTTAG
- a CDS encoding type II toxin-antitoxin system RelE/ParE family toxin has protein sequence MPSKKITVEWSESASLDLKSIIMHITASNPKNAKDTLARIKKECLVLDKFPDLGKIPTELEYLQINGFRELVVSPWRIFYRKEENRVKVLAVVDSRRDLDDALWTRMMFPII, from the coding sequence ATGCCCTCTAAGAAAATCACTGTAGAATGGTCCGAATCGGCATCTCTCGACTTAAAGTCCATCATCATGCATATTACAGCGAGTAATCCCAAAAACGCCAAAGACACTCTTGCTAGAATAAAAAAAGAATGTCTAGTTCTTGACAAGTTTCCTGATTTGGGCAAGATTCCTACGGAATTAGAATATTTGCAAATCAATGGATTCCGTGAACTCGTGGTAAGCCCATGGAGAATCTTTTACCGCAAAGAAGAAAATCGAGTCAAAGTTTTGGCAGTTGTTGATTCTAGACGCGATCTAGATGACGCCCTCTGGACACGCATGATGTTCCCAATTATATAG
- the ybeY gene encoding rRNA maturation RNase YbeY — protein MPDPASRKKKYNIEFLCEGDIEAFPYKDKFEKMARKLLAEEGKEKDVNIVLCTDEFVRTMNRDYRGLDKVTDVLSFEWKNELGVEIPEDEAMLGEIYIAREQVRRQAPEYGNTFYAEMKRVIVHGLLHLSGYDHIKAADRKVMRKRECEFLGLDPYKEGA, from the coding sequence ATGCCAGACCCTGCTAGTCGAAAGAAGAAGTATAATATCGAGTTCCTTTGCGAGGGGGACATCGAGGCTTTTCCGTATAAGGACAAGTTCGAAAAGATGGCTCGCAAGCTCCTTGCCGAAGAAGGCAAGGAAAAAGACGTGAACATTGTGCTTTGCACCGATGAGTTCGTACGCACCATGAACCGCGACTACCGCGGTCTCGACAAGGTGACCGACGTTCTTTCGTTTGAATGGAAAAACGAACTCGGAGTCGAAATCCCTGAAGACGAGGCCATGCTCGGCGAAATCTATATCGCCCGCGAGCAGGTGCGCCGCCAGGCTCCCGAATACGGCAACACGTTCTACGCCGAAATGAAGCGCGTGATTGTACACGGGCTGTTGCACCTTTCGGGCTACGACCACATCAAGGCCGCCGACCGCAAGGTCATGCGCAAGCGCGAATGCGAATTCCTGGGACTAGACCCGTACAAGGAAGGTGCCTAA
- a CDS encoding right-handed parallel beta-helix repeat-containing protein, translating to MKNSVFFSIIALTTVLAYAQEPSALGQGTPLSGSVHGFIKVDQSPYTVTGDITVEPNQVLVIEPGVRLQFAPGTGLYVKGQFVAAGLDDNEIEFVSAASNPKNGDWKGIFITGSEPSEIRGSVIIGAENGIAIENSAASILSSRIKETSNRGVYAKNSKVTISGTQFTKNNGAAVHIDSYSDANIFDVYFLENNVALYNAPLAITEVTSASFEKNSHAVLNMANNQLTFANTQVKGNKVGASSADVLEKGVIECIGGNETEFNKDYNGVAQALPASPEIPGIESRPVNANDKIADLIAQKEANENKADSTQNPWSLIGSVSLDNHYHHIKTRKVKGERTSNSFQVPGFGTDASIYLLMQSTDGKSIELNADISANSWNYFSPDPITLTYTDNYNKVVLGDFTKVGGDLYMASLPIFGVGYTLSLFKNNANQSVLELNGFFGENRKPYLIGDRHPDIYKNYIDDGEAQAQRLAYGGSVKWAPIRQFDVSLGAIYADDEIHDPLLRDGGSRTSITSEPLQQSLTLYADGNWLFHPGDIELNGQIAVGRADTADVFRERAINQVFTQAGISTSSMTKLRQLMINENKINSLSAEELEEIFGGNTTLSRPQMRDSLRTLIREAKALKKNYDSDRDDDRVMGLNWGSQNIAFGLSFYGSFYKTSISSHIKYIGEDYYSAGSPDQLSDTREFGADIKQIITGFWTLHFGYAINIENAAKDGKNNLFGLGEGTQWGLYSNNNSKWFDEHELDYDRTKYIQNWTLGNDFKIGKNIDVNVGYNLEYRTQYRPYQLRGNYILEDGIYKDDWFAARSGNATTEIIDDGTVTEVDAARWAQYTGLWGEEYLASKFQERIYKNTWNLDLSVKAFNTTFRAGGRWTLRTDDSKFYKDDLIKGMNLSNTTWAKLGYYFGGADYFEHAYPLSATTNFNNIQNHFGFTPRFKNYERNDMTEREFTIDDEFEIPFRNRFLVLGISGEFRYLTTNWEENGVSEDETEMDVLGNLNLRVNHTKRLSTDWYTGSALYYRPDNLSDEYKDIYGGVRVNYLF from the coding sequence ATGAAAAACAGCGTCTTTTTTTCAATTATCGCCCTAACGACCGTTTTGGCGTACGCCCAGGAACCGTCCGCTTTAGGACAAGGAACGCCGCTAAGCGGTTCTGTCCACGGATTTATCAAAGTTGACCAATCTCCATATACCGTCACCGGAGATATCACGGTTGAGCCAAACCAGGTTCTCGTTATAGAACCGGGCGTAAGACTTCAATTCGCGCCAGGAACTGGTCTTTACGTCAAGGGCCAGTTTGTTGCGGCCGGCTTAGACGACAACGAAATTGAATTCGTTTCGGCAGCAAGCAATCCCAAAAATGGAGATTGGAAAGGAATCTTTATTACCGGCAGCGAGCCCTCTGAAATTAGAGGTTCCGTTATCATCGGTGCAGAAAACGGCATCGCCATTGAAAACAGCGCTGCAAGCATTCTGTCTAGCAGAATTAAAGAGACGTCGAACCGCGGCGTATACGCCAAGAATTCAAAGGTGACTATCAGCGGGACGCAGTTCACCAAGAACAACGGTGCCGCAGTCCACATTGACAGCTACAGCGACGCCAACATTTTCGATGTCTATTTCCTTGAAAACAACGTTGCGCTTTACAACGCACCGCTCGCCATTACAGAAGTGACCTCGGCAAGTTTTGAAAAGAACTCGCATGCCGTTTTGAACATGGCCAACAACCAATTGACTTTCGCCAATACTCAAGTAAAAGGCAACAAGGTCGGGGCAAGCTCCGCGGACGTTTTGGAAAAAGGAGTCATTGAATGCATCGGAGGAAACGAAACCGAATTCAACAAGGACTATAACGGTGTCGCACAGGCTCTCCCTGCAAGTCCCGAAATTCCAGGTATCGAAAGCCGTCCGGTTAATGCAAACGACAAGATTGCAGACTTGATTGCACAAAAAGAGGCCAATGAAAACAAGGCGGATTCTACACAAAACCCCTGGAGCCTTATCGGAAGTGTTTCTCTCGACAACCACTACCATCACATAAAGACCCGAAAGGTGAAAGGAGAACGAACATCGAATAGTTTCCAGGTTCCCGGTTTTGGAACAGACGCAAGCATTTACCTGCTGATGCAATCGACCGACGGCAAGTCCATTGAACTCAACGCAGACATTTCCGCCAACTCCTGGAACTATTTCTCGCCAGATCCGATTACGCTGACCTACACCGACAACTACAACAAAGTTGTGTTAGGCGACTTTACTAAAGTCGGTGGAGACCTCTACATGGCATCGCTTCCGATCTTTGGCGTCGGCTACACGCTATCGCTCTTCAAGAATAACGCCAACCAGTCTGTATTAGAGCTGAACGGATTCTTTGGAGAAAACCGCAAGCCCTATTTGATTGGAGACCGCCACCCCGATATTTACAAGAACTATATCGATGATGGCGAAGCCCAGGCACAGCGACTTGCTTACGGAGGATCGGTCAAATGGGCCCCCATCCGCCAATTTGACGTTAGCCTAGGCGCCATATACGCCGACGACGAAATTCACGATCCGCTCCTGCGCGATGGCGGAAGCCGTACCTCCATTACAAGCGAGCCCTTACAGCAATCGCTCACTTTGTACGCCGATGGAAACTGGCTATTCCACCCCGGCGACATCGAACTGAACGGACAAATTGCAGTTGGCCGTGCCGACACTGCCGATGTTTTCAGGGAACGAGCAATCAACCAGGTGTTTACCCAAGCCGGAATCAGCACTTCATCTATGACAAAGCTCCGTCAATTGATGATAAACGAGAACAAAATCAATTCTCTTTCGGCAGAAGAACTTGAAGAAATCTTTGGCGGGAATACCACCTTGAGTCGCCCGCAAATGCGTGATTCCCTGCGCACTTTGATTCGTGAAGCAAAAGCGCTAAAAAAGAACTACGACAGCGACCGAGACGATGACCGCGTTATGGGTCTCAACTGGGGCAGTCAAAACATTGCATTCGGACTTTCGTTCTACGGGAGTTTTTACAAGACCTCGATTTCTAGCCACATCAAGTACATTGGCGAAGATTACTACAGCGCCGGATCTCCAGACCAGCTCTCGGACACGCGCGAATTTGGCGCCGACATCAAGCAGATTATCACTGGTTTCTGGACACTCCACTTTGGATACGCCATTAATATCGAGAATGCCGCAAAAGATGGCAAAAACAATCTCTTTGGCCTTGGCGAAGGAACCCAATGGGGACTTTACAGCAACAACAATTCCAAATGGTTCGACGAACACGAACTGGATTATGACCGAACCAAATACATCCAGAACTGGACTTTGGGAAACGATTTCAAAATTGGAAAAAACATCGACGTGAATGTCGGATACAATCTGGAATACCGCACCCAGTACCGTCCCTACCAACTCCGTGGCAACTATATTCTGGAAGACGGTATTTATAAAGATGATTGGTTTGCCGCACGTTCGGGCAACGCGACAACCGAAATCATTGACGACGGAACGGTTACCGAAGTGGACGCAGCACGCTGGGCTCAATACACGGGACTTTGGGGCGAAGAATATCTCGCTTCTAAATTCCAGGAAAGAATCTACAAGAACACATGGAACTTGGACCTTTCTGTCAAGGCTTTCAATACCACGTTCAGAGCCGGCGGACGTTGGACTCTCCGCACCGACGATTCCAAGTTCTATAAAGACGACTTGATTAAAGGCATGAATCTTTCGAATACAACTTGGGCTAAACTGGGTTACTATTTTGGCGGAGCAGACTACTTTGAACACGCCTACCCGCTTTCAGCGACAACCAATTTCAATAACATTCAGAATCACTTTGGTTTTACTCCCCGCTTTAAGAACTACGAACGTAACGACATGACCGAACGGGAATTCACGATCGACGATGAATTTGAAATTCCGTTCCGAAATCGATTCCTGGTTCTGGGTATTTCTGGCGAATTCCGTTACCTGACCACCAACTGGGAAGAAAACGGTGTTAGCGAAGACGAAACCGAAATGGATGTGCTGGGGAACTTGAATCTGCGTGTGAACCACACTAAGCGTCTGAGCACCGATTGGTACACGGGTTCAGCCCTTTACTACCGCCCGGATAACTTGAGCGACGAATACAAGGACATTTACGGCGGCGTCCGCGTGAACTACTTGTTCTAA
- the asd gene encoding archaetidylserine decarboxylase (Phosphatidylserine decarboxylase is synthesized as a single chain precursor. Generation of the pyruvoyl active site from a Ser is coupled to cleavage of a Gly-Ser bond between the larger (beta) and smaller (alpha chains). It is an integral membrane protein.) — protein MNTAFYVFMKLLPKNAASRAFGALTRLKLPVISKAMRNAFASYYKLNMEESEFPIDHYANIGELFIRRLKPGMRPIADSEIVSPVDGVLSQTATFDEKQELIQAKGKTYTLKDLLRDEEMAARFEGGAFATIYLAPFNYHRIHSPVKGEVVDASYCPGTLWPVNVGSVERVEGLFCINERLTSHIRLDDGSEMLVVKVGATNVGRIGVAYTDELLVNAGKLPRNCKRYDWKPAQKITVEKGGELGRFEMGSTVILVVDKKIRERNPGLFQSRVGTAVKVGEAL, from the coding sequence ATGAATACCGCTTTTTATGTCTTTATGAAGTTGTTGCCGAAGAATGCCGCTAGCCGTGCCTTCGGTGCTTTGACTCGCCTCAAGTTGCCCGTGATTTCGAAGGCAATGCGCAATGCTTTTGCAAGTTACTACAAACTGAATATGGAAGAATCGGAATTCCCGATTGATCATTACGCAAACATTGGTGAACTTTTTATCCGCAGGCTCAAGCCGGGTATGCGCCCGATTGCTGATTCCGAAATCGTGTCGCCGGTGGATGGCGTGCTTTCGCAGACGGCAACTTTTGACGAAAAGCAAGAACTGATTCAGGCCAAGGGCAAGACCTATACGCTCAAGGACCTGCTCCGCGACGAAGAAATGGCTGCCCGCTTTGAAGGTGGCGCCTTCGCGACGATTTACCTTGCTCCGTTCAACTACCACCGCATTCATAGTCCCGTGAAGGGCGAAGTGGTGGACGCAAGCTACTGTCCGGGTACACTCTGGCCGGTGAATGTCGGTAGCGTGGAACGTGTGGAAGGCCTGTTTTGCATCAACGAACGCCTTACGAGCCATATCCGCTTGGACGATGGTTCTGAAATGCTGGTGGTCAAGGTCGGTGCTACGAACGTGGGCCGCATCGGTGTTGCCTACACGGACGAACTCTTGGTGAATGCGGGCAAACTCCCGCGCAACTGCAAACGTTACGACTGGAAACCCGCTCAGAAAATCACTGTGGAAAAGGGCGGCGAACTGGGTCGCTTTGAAATGGGCAGCACCGTGATTCTCGTGGTCGACAAGAAAATCCGCGAAAGGAATCCGGGGCTTTTCCAGAGCCGTGTGGGAACAGCCGTGAAGGTGGGCGAGGCCCTCTAA
- a CDS encoding FecR domain-containing protein, which translates to MSFSRFFSLQAALLAILVGVTFAAKTAKIHYAVGEVFLYRNSEKQVVKSSEPTPGLKKAKNVKEGDNIETLLESEAIIALPDGGSFGIQENTFVSITKLSFENGENNFETVVKKGSMKFDVQKQANNKSKFKFKTGNSTAAIRGTDGFVGTSNSCSIASLATGNLDFTPEENQNATGIKGGQTIVYCKKGLLVLDLATSGNSLLFNALDTLLSNTSLSLDSLKKAIQEKDKQLSKRLNDKKSKVKCSIVALPDTVYSPKQTIKATCSKGTHVRIFDQPIRSNGSEISFNVDWEPTEVGQKKFPFTCFFDGDNSTSFQCGLVTTYYAPNPNESTSKAPLTITSGTPLEVCDPAMATVEGTFDTTDLQANLTVSLGKYTSANLIPLSAKGQFTHSIPVSDKNGNWDEKNIYVNYTSSTNGKHKETIPLKVIKSCKTVNLLPPKLTLSVNKCKASLSLEQSKGDKSIYTFFVDNVIQKESYFENDSKFTQNLTQGVHLYTFQVEDLAGNKDKISKTLECFPPIKTAKIRFDNGDIEYLPHVPPPPDIRTIPRSFGFSVTGLPQNDPIYIKQIVISQPGKQNQILRGTDLQSNHIDQQVNIPYSTTKIKVTVTLKSGEILEKPKTYKGP; encoded by the coding sequence ATGTCTTTTTCACGTTTTTTTAGCCTTCAAGCCGCCCTTCTAGCCATTCTTGTCGGGGTTACATTTGCTGCAAAAACTGCTAAAATCCACTACGCTGTGGGTGAAGTATTCCTTTACCGCAATTCTGAAAAGCAGGTGGTAAAGTCTTCCGAACCGACTCCTGGCCTAAAAAAGGCGAAAAATGTCAAGGAAGGCGACAATATCGAGACCCTTCTGGAATCCGAGGCCATCATTGCCCTCCCCGACGGAGGCTCATTCGGCATCCAGGAAAACACCTTTGTCTCCATCACAAAGCTTTCCTTTGAAAACGGCGAAAACAATTTTGAAACCGTCGTCAAAAAAGGCAGCATGAAGTTCGACGTGCAAAAGCAGGCGAACAACAAGAGCAAATTCAAGTTCAAGACAGGGAACTCAACCGCCGCTATTCGAGGTACAGACGGTTTTGTGGGCACATCGAACAGCTGTTCCATTGCATCTCTTGCCACCGGAAATCTTGACTTTACCCCAGAAGAAAATCAAAACGCGACCGGTATTAAAGGTGGTCAGACTATTGTTTACTGTAAAAAGGGACTTCTCGTTCTCGACCTTGCCACGTCGGGAAATTCGCTACTCTTTAACGCCCTCGACACGCTCCTGAGCAACACATCGCTCTCCCTTGATTCGCTCAAAAAAGCAATTCAAGAAAAAGACAAGCAGCTTTCAAAACGCTTAAACGATAAAAAAAGCAAGGTTAAATGTTCCATTGTAGCACTCCCCGACACGGTCTACTCTCCGAAACAAACCATCAAGGCCACCTGCTCCAAAGGAACGCACGTCCGCATTTTTGACCAACCGATACGCTCCAACGGTTCCGAAATCAGTTTCAATGTCGACTGGGAACCCACCGAAGTCGGCCAAAAGAAATTCCCTTTCACCTGTTTCTTTGATGGAGATAATTCAACCTCATTCCAGTGCGGACTCGTAACAACCTATTACGCCCCAAATCCGAACGAATCTACTTCAAAAGCGCCCCTAACCATCACATCAGGAACTCCGCTAGAAGTTTGCGACCCAGCAATGGCCACAGTCGAAGGAACATTTGACACAACCGACCTGCAAGCAAATCTCACTGTTTCGCTAGGCAAATACACTTCGGCAAACCTTATACCACTGAGTGCAAAGGGGCAATTTACGCATTCGATTCCCGTGTCCGATAAAAATGGGAACTGGGATGAAAAAAACATCTATGTGAACTACACATCGTCTACCAACGGCAAACATAAAGAAACCATACCGCTTAAGGTTATCAAGAGTTGCAAGACCGTAAACCTGTTGCCTCCTAAATTAACGCTTTCTGTAAACAAGTGCAAAGCATCGCTTTCTCTTGAACAAAGCAAAGGAGACAAATCTATTTACACCTTCTTCGTTGACAATGTCATCCAAAAGGAATCTTACTTCGAAAACGACAGCAAGTTTACCCAAAATTTGACTCAGGGTGTACATCTTTATACATTCCAGGTTGAAGATCTTGCCGGAAACAAGGACAAAATCAGCAAGACTCTTGAATGCTTCCCGCCCATCAAGACAGCCAAAATCCGCTTCGACAATGGCGACATCGAATATCTTCCGCACGTGCCGCCTCCGCCAGACATACGAACCATTCCTAGATCTTTTGGCTTCTCGGTCACAGGGCTCCCGCAAAACGATCCGATTTACATCAAGCAAATCGTGATTTCGCAACCCGGTAAGCAGAACCAGATACTTCGCGGTACGGATTTACAGTCAAACCATATTGACCAACAAGTCAACATCCCCTACAGCACGACCAAAATCAAGGTAACAGTCACTTTAAAGAGCGGCGAAATTCTTGAAAAACCCAAAACATACAAGGGCCCGTAA